In the Ricinus communis isolate WT05 ecotype wild-type chromosome 3, ASM1957865v1, whole genome shotgun sequence genome, GCTGTAATCAATCCATCAGATGAAACAAATGAAGAAGAAGGCCATTTTGGTCTACAAAACAAGCACAAAAAGCTACATGAGCTAAAGGGACCAATATACATCCATGTAGCATAAAGGATAGAAATCACAAGAGAAAAATTTTGATCACTGAAAAATCATAACGATTATGATTAAAAGAAGCATTTTCTGTATATTgacaaacaaaaaatatatatatataagaaggCCAAAGAAATTCGTCTTCCCTATGCACGACAAAATCAAAGTTATTACTAGAGGTAGAGACCTCCAGCCTAACCCTAACTGGACCCAACTCTAGTTGTTGAACTTCAGAAAACCATTCTCATTTTCCATATGTTTGGGGCATTATATACAACAAAAGTACTAGTCCACTTGTATGGCTTCCACCACATTATTTAGAATCCTAATCAGAAAGTAGGTTTGAAGAACCCAATAGAGTGTATTACATTATAAAATGCTTCATAAGGATATttctttatatcttttatagtttataatttcTGTCATGCAGAGAATAAACCATAAGAACAAGACAGATTTTTAATTCTCAAATGCCAAAGCTATGCTGATAGAACAGTAATATTATGCAAACTACATATCTAATCAAATAAACTAACATTGCAATCCtaaaaagagttaaaaatCTACATCTGATTGTTTCCTCATAGAGTATATATGAAAATTCAAAAGCAGAATTCACGTGCAGTAGAGGATCCAACTCCTGAATGCAAATGGGCCATTGTATGACAAGAAACCAGAATGGTAAGTCTGCTTTCAGACCATTTTCCTTTGATATAACTTGGCATAACAGAATCCTCATTCtgtcatatttaattattataccTGAAGTCCCGGATCCTCCGTCCATGAACCTCAAAAACTCCAAGTGCACCATTTACTAGTGCAAATGCAAAACTTTCCGCTGTGTCATCCTGAGATGCATCTGAGCTTGCTGGTGCTACACATAAACACTACTTCTATGTTcaacatattttaaatatccaGATAATAAAAGAAGCATTCTCTAATTCAGATAGtacttaaaaagataatacttttaaacGGACACTAAAAAGAGATTACTAGATTCTGATGAAGATGCTTTTGGAGTAGATGCTCCATCTGATGTTACTGGTTGCTGTTCTTTGGATGACCACGAAAATTGCCTAGAGGGACCATTTTGAACTGTCCGTGGAACTGTTGGAAGAGTCCATTCCAATACCGTGAATGGAAGAGCTAATGATCTAAGCTACATGGAGGTATAAAGCATAATAATTATCTAGAAGAAGCAAACAGTAAAGCATTAAGAAAtttgtttttgaaaaaaatgtaTACTGCACAAATTTAATTGCATCATAAGTcgaaagaggaaaaagaaaagagttaattcttattaaattaaaacaaaaaaaattatttataactaacCATTATACAATTTACTATATGATGACACATGATACGTGAAGATGAAAAAGAATTGACGTGCATGAGAACATAATCTACTGTTTACAGTTTAATGGACTTCATTTACAATTTCAAAGCAATCTATCTTCAAACAAGCAAGTTGTTTTAAAAGCTATAGATAACCAATGTCCCAACAATTGTTGAGCAGCAGATATCCATTTACATTAGCAAATACCATTGCAAGTAACAAAAAGAAGCCATTTTATGTTGTCCACTAAAATAAAAGCCACATTTACACCACAAGAAATTACAGCTTTTGGTTCCGCCCCCACAAATATATCGCATACATAAATTTCCTTTCAAAAGCACATTGATAGCTAAAAGATAGACATGCTATAGCTAATAAATTCTCCAATGACACATATAGCTAAATATGTATAATCATAACTGTATCCTCAAAGTAATCTCAGAAGgtcaaataaattatcattaaGAAAGATGGCATTTAAAGCATATACTTGGTCCAGCATCAACTCCCATGCTTCGGCACATTATTCACCAAACTACATGGGGCCAATCATCAATGGATATCAattttcaaaaggaaaaagatacTGAGCTGTATAAAGTATGGAGCAATGAAGAAACATCTGAAGTgctaactaaaaataaaaggtatcAGCCAACAAACCATGATGGGACTTTTTGTCATTGCCCAAACCTCCACAGGTGCATCACgaaacaaaataagaagatACCTGGATATTTTAGAACACAAGTGTAATTTAGTAATGAATGCATATAATATGAGGTGTCTATGAATATTAGTTAAGACTGGATAAAATAGGAGATACTGAAAGAAATAACTCAGGAGATAATATAGAAGTACACGTCTTGCAGTTATATATGAAGTAGCTAGCTAATATGCATCAAAGATACAAAAGCATGGATATCAAGACAACCTTCCAGATGAAGAAGTCCTTAAAGCTCTAATGGGTGCACGCTCTGGCTTTTGCAAAACTCGAAATGGCCTATTTAGGCCACTTCGAACACAGGTTACCACAAGCCTATTAATGTAACCTCCAGTCTTTTCATTCACCTGAGTCACAAAAGCAAGAGGGGAGGGAGGTTAAgggaataaaacaaaaaaaaaatcactataatgcatttgaagaaaaaataatctaaGTGTCTATACCTGACtgtaagaaaatgaaactagTCTAGAATTTCCAAGCCACCGTAATCCCCTTACTGTACCATTATGAACTGAGAAACTGGCAGCAACAGCATTGGCAGAAACATCAACAATGTCAACTGTTCCGCTCTGAGTTCCCAAAGCCACCAGGGAAACAGCTGCAGCAGGATAATTTCCTCCACCTTCATGGTATAATACCTCATTAACCACaatcttaattataatttaaagtatgatacaaatttaaaaattataaagaaacaaaaaaaattaagtgttGGGATGAAACTAACGAGCCAAAGTAGCTGTCAAAGAGGGAGAGGGTACAGCCAGCATTGTGACTGTTGAAGAAAGAAGCTGCAACTGTCCAACTAGGCTGATCTGCGAGAGTCCTGGCAGGTAAGTATGCATAGATAACCCAAAAAATGTAGAAAGGATGAATAAGAACAATATTCACTAAGATAGTCATTGTTTGTGGAGAGGATAATGAATACTACACTTCACTAAGATAACCATTAGTCACAGACCAGTAAAACAAAAAGCAAAGACGCACTCTTGATTATGAACAGAGACATGAAGAACTGTAGCTAAAACTTTAAAAGCATAAGTTTCCTTTGtctaattaacaattttaGACTCATGCCACTGTGTCAGaggtatataattaatataaattaacatcaaagaaaaaaatcttattCACTAACCTTATATGAGATGCATGCCTGGTTGAGAACCAATGGTGGACGGCTTTTATTTCCACTTGCATTATCTTGTTGCTTGCCTGCTTCTGGACCTGGGGCAAGTCCATCAGCAGAAGCTATGCCATCAGCATTAGCCCCTAAACGTGGCACTTCATTGACATCAGAAGCCACATCCAATTCTTTGACATCTTTTTTAAAGTCACCAGTCCCTTCAACAGTGAAGAGCCAGTTCCATATTTTTCCATCATCAGAAATGGAAATCAGATGTGTCTTGGAAAGAAGAAGAGTATCATCAAAGAAATCGAAAGGATTATCAAAATCCTTCTCAGATAAAGGAGTGTTAGGTATATCAGAACACAACTTGGCAACATTTTGGAGTATGGACTCTGACTGAGAGATGGTGACAGCCAAAACTGAAGGCGAAGGAACAGATGTGCCAATTGAAGGCATTAATTCCTCTATTGCACACATTACATGCAACTGCTCTCCACTGTGATCATATGCAGATAAGTACATTCCCTTGAGGTAGGAATTAAGTTCAAAATGCAATATAATCATCATTACAGCCAAACATTGGAAAAAGAGcagtataataaaatgaaacaaagGCAGGAAGGCAACAAATACCAcaagaaaaatagtgaaaagcATCTATATTAATGAGAATGCACATAATTACAGCCAGTAATTACAATACCTTTCTTcatgattaataattatcacaTATAAGAACTACAATAAACTTCTATAGAATTCGTAATATTGCCAGCTACAAATTGTCCAAGCTTCTTTTCTATAAACTGTGactaaatttaaagaattgaaTTACAATCTCAAAAGCTTCCACATAAATGTAATATCTCTCTCTTCACCACCAATAAGCTGTTAAGGCTATAACATAATGGCCCTGCTTGGAAATAATCATGTGCAAGAGTTGaattatattgaatttttGCAAACTCATCACTTTTGCGTGAGTTTGTTCCTTTCAGGACACCTTTTTTATTTGAGTTCTCCAAACACCAGAATTAACTAAATCGAATTCCATTGAATTAAGTTATTgcatttttagaatttagatGAGTACTTTAAACAAATTCAACTTGTGATGTCTCAAACTTTCAACAAAAGTAGATGAAAATACAAAACATAAATTTGCaacacaataaataaattataggtATAACAAACAGTAATTTCAGGTGTCGAATAAGACTTACTCTTTCCGCCGCCAAATGCTGAGCTTTCCATCAAGGTGAACACAATAAAGCAACTCATTATTCGGATCAGGCAACACATCCAAGAACTTACTACAACCTCTGGGTAACGCCGTACTAAACAGCGCTGTTTCGTACTGCAAATCAAACACAATTAACTCTCTAGGAAACGTCACAAACACAATATGCCTCCACTGCGGTGAGAACGAAAATTTCACACTATACAAAGGAAAAACCGCCGACGCAGGAGCAGGAGAAGATCCACCACTATTAGAGGACGTCGTGTCCCTCTCTAATCTCGCTAATTCACTATAATCCGTTTTAATACTGAGTTCTTTGATCACAATATCATTTTCTGTCTCTCCAAGTACTTTAATAGACAACAAAAGGCCTTTGAGTCCAATCGCACAAAAATGGCGTGAATCAAACGGATCGCGTCGTATACATGATAAAAACTCAGGAGACGCGTCGTATTTGAAGAAACATTTAGGGATAGTCGTAGTTGTAGTTGCAGTAGTGTAGAGAGAAAGAGTAGAAGTACCGGAAATAGCAGCGAGAATGTAAGAGTCAGGGCGGGAGAGGATCCAACAGAGGTCCTGGACCCCACATTTAGGACTGGGATCATGATCGAGCCAGAGAAGGACAGATTTGAGACGGAAATCAAGGAGAGCGATGCGGCCGTGGCGGTCAGCGGCGGCGAGGAGGAGGTGAGAGGAGGAAGATTCGGTGGAGAGAAGGTCGCGAGGAAGAGGGAGCGGGGTCCAGCGTACAGAAGTAAtgaaaggagagagagaggaggaggaggaggaggaagaagaagaagaattggGAGGAGGCGAGAGAGGGATAGTGGAAATGAGTTGGAGGGAACGGGAATCGACGATGGAAATTGAAGATCCCGATGGGAATGCTAGGAGGCCAGAGGAGGAGAGGTCGATGGAATTGAAATTGTTGCGCGATGGTGGGCCTGGTAGCATGCACTCCGAGGTCGAGTCTGTTTGTGGTGTTCTCGGGAGAGACATTTCCTTctgttttctctttcttttgttggCTGAGGCCTGTGGGATTGAAGAGGAAAGTCTGGAGAAGGGTGGTGTTGTGTTTGGTTTTGAGAGGGGCTGAAAGTAAATGCtgacttttcttttccctctcTTTACCAGTATTTGCTAGCAGTGGTGAGTGTGAGATTCAGTTTTCACGCGCCAGAAAACTTGAGAttgttcttctctttttttgggAGAATTTTCTTGTATCTTTTGTAATAAAATGGTTagctttttaactttttacgGGAATAATTACTGCCTTTGATTTTTGTGTTTTAGACAACGAAAAGGACCCtttgtgttttttctttcttttttttaaaaaattttaacgACATTTTCTTAAACTAAACTTCTGGTCCAAGCTAAATTCAGTAATCAGTTTAATTGCTCATTACCACAGgccaaaatttataaattatataatagaaaattgtTGATTCGGTTTCACATAATATCTGgtaaagtatataataaaacaaaataaatttaaatttttttatttttattttaataatatggcATTGCCGCGGTATATATTTTCCTGATATGTTAtacatttttttcattttattaatatgattaaactatgtacataatttattatgagaaaatatattaCACACTTAAAATCGAAAATTTACGAACATGTTTTATACTTTCTCTTGTGTAAAAATCAAACCTTCATTTTTGCTATCCAAGCCCttaacttatttaaattaCCATTCAAATCCTTTGACTAACAGCGTGGTTAGTCCATATTTTGCTAAGTTTagtaaaataatgaaacaaattTAGTGGATTTCACTAAGTTATACTttcaattcaaatattttcttttcattattttattctcaCACCGCAAGGCCCTCCGTTGCACCGTAAACTCGGCTCTTCCACCCACACTCACAAACATCCCCCTCCACTCACGCCCCAAACCATCATTTTCTCTCCTATTGATCTTCCATTTTCTCTTTGTCTTTCTGAGAATGgaaattctaaataaagattttatagttttaccagtttataatcttaaatatataattttattaaaaataaaaaattatataattataaattataataaaaaatatttcgctttaaaaattataatccgcaagaatttaatcattttcaCTCCTATAAactatcattattatattattcgGTTTGATATTACGAATTTAAAACTTAacaattcataatttaattgtttaactattaaatcgatatcatcatattaataatttcttaaatagttaaacaataaaattatgaattgtcgaactataaactaataatatcaaatacaagcaatatgataataatggtTGATTGAAATAAACATAGTTAAATCATTatgaattgaaattttttaataatgaaaatgctTATCTCGATTTGTAACCGTGCATCCTTCGttcatctaaaaaatatacattttgAGTTTGATACCTCAGTCAAACTgtgaaaaattattactatttcATCTACGTACTGTTGGATAgaatattagtttattttaattcaacaacaaaataattaagatttgaAAATCCAATTTAAATAATGGCATCAAGTGCAAGTATAGCACATGAATTAAACCAATCCCATCTTTAAATCTAATAGACCCATCACCGCCACAAATGGCGTTGATGCTTTAACACCAACTCAAATCGAAGTATGTCAGCAAACCCACAACAAAAAACAACGACAAATCTCACTTGTCTTTGTATTTCATCATTTCAGCTCCCTTGAAGAACTATTCATTGTCCTTTCACTTTATCTCTGATACTCTTGTCTAACGCTCTCAAGTGGTAAATTAATGAGCAAAAACGCTCTGTCTCTGTACtctatttcctttttcaaataataataataataatcatgaAAGATTCTATTagcatttttaatttagttgcTAGACCACTGTTGTCGCTGGAGTTGAATCTTAGCTTACTGCCATGCTTAGAACTGAAGGGTACTTGCACAGCTTCCTGCAGCATCGACAGCCAACATGCATAATGATGCTCTTTAGATAATTATAGTTATCAATGGCAAATTTTAGAGCTCTTGAATTCTGCTAGAGGATCTTTCCCTTCTTCTCATTTGCAAAAgtaatcaatttcaaaacaaataaataaacaaaattgaaGAGTATGAAAGTGGCGGGCAACAATAACAGGTAACAGCAGCGATGATTGCAGCGACATCAAATAGCAGGCGAACAGCGTAGGAAAGCAGCAGCATCCCTCTTTCCTTGCTGGAGAAAACTGTAGCAACAGCAAtaatttgtctttttcttatagttatatgtaaaataacaGGTTTATTTGGTTCATGCAACAGccaaaagttaaaaataaatagttatctcaaaattagtttgaatttaaacaaacaaaaaattccatgaaattattattcttcaaTTTTATAGAATAATCTATTGaatgagaaattataaaataattattatatattttagaaaataatatattttttaattatgtattttaatttcgTTTGATATCATCTTTTGTTATCCATCACAggtatatattaatatatataatttttaattataattttatttaaaaataattaagtatctatgaatcaaataataaaattaaaattatataggaataattattttatttctatttattctattctttacaaactattatttaattttatgaattaaatatagcCCAcgtgttttatattattatttttcattgttATTCATAACTTTTAGTGAGTATTGCTTCAAtctagaataatttttaatctctctctctctctctctctatatatatatatatatatatatataagatttaaattttttatatgtatgtttaatttttgacacataaaatttaagtttatgtataattttataattttttattaatttactgattcataagttacatttttaattaaatattgactctaattctaaaaaatagcatattaattatactttaatattatattaactaataaataattttataatcatataataatagtaattctATTATGagaaatagcatattaattttagtttgatattatactaactaataaattagttttataatcaaatgataattttaattttaaaaagtaacatcttaaattttatttttaatattatatttaataaaaattaatttttaattatataataaattttttaaaaaataataatatcgattatattaatttacataatattatattaattaataaaaatttagaataatttttatattattatattaataaaattttaaaattttaaaaataaaaattttaaaatagttagtttgttattactttttataaattttataaattaatattaaatattaaaaaatttattaaattataattactaatttatttttataattaaaataataataataatcatataaCATATAGCTAAacaactaattatttattaaattgatgcTGAGTGTTTTTTAagatagtatttttttttttttctgttgtGTTGCTATAGAGTTTATGCTGTAATGTATTGGATCAATATGGCATTAATTCGAGGAAATGTGAGACATCAGTCACATTGATGCATAATAACTAAGGGTAAGTATCCGTCCGttcaaatcataaatatataaattatatataagtaattataatacataaataattacattTGCATATAtgtcataaatttttaaacttgacttttatttttatataaatatagatttatttaaaatatagataGCCCgcaattttcttaaaattaagaaataaatgcgttaaaagtatttatatttaatcttttttcttatataaatgtATACATTTAGAATATATGATGcataacttttattaattgcatTTTTCTAAAGTTGTTTATGTTGTTATCACTTATGGACGAGGCTAATAAAtgtacttttataataaatgtagaaaaataattatttttattatatagcaTATATCTATATACTTTTCAtgaattaaagtaaaaaacaGCATtcgaattaaatattttacgtGTCGATAATTAACATAGCCATGCATAAACGACGTGCCACTTTCCACTATTTACCGTCAAAACGCAAGTACATCCACCTTCCCTCTTCCCATATCCATagtgtatattaattattttatcttaaatttaCATAACAATAATGTTAAGTGGAGCTTCAATTTAAACTTATTCGCGCTTTAGTTTAaagttaattattcttttatacaaATCTATAATAAAGATTGCgacaaatcaaaatcaaacttgAGTGTAcaacataataatatatatcaaatgaGCCTCAATGTTTGAACTGAGTTGAATTTAAATGTTAGATTGTGTTAATTCAGTTCGACTTAGGTACTTAATTTAAGAACTTAGGTAAGAATGTTCGAAGTTGTTTGAGATTGAGtttttaaacttattttttattttttttattttaaaccttaattttcttttggaaaaagtaaataaatgaatatctttttaagaaaagtagtttataagaattaaagaatttaatatattgaatcaaaaaaaataaacttgctATTTTAAAcgtttaatatattaatctaacatgaaaaagtatattttagtctcattttaacaaattaattaaataaaaaggataaaaactAGTATACCATATAATTGAAGTGAGAATCTACCGACTTCAAAAAACCAATTGCAAATAAAGCTCCTTTTAAtctcattaaatatatatttaaaattaaaataaaaagtaccAACAAAAAGaatctattttcattttattaatcgAGTTAAAGGAAATTTAAACAACATtccattatttattattttgaaatatacaatttgtaatataattttttttatttatattttttttaattattttaaacgATATGAATCAAAATACTAAGAAAgttctgcttttattttattatcaaaaaaaatttaaataatattctaatttttattattctaaaatatataactcataatatatatttttttatttatattttcttcttattgtTTTTAAACGACACGAGTTAATatgtcaaaaaattaaatatttatttaatattttattttttaatttttataatagatttttgaaaacaagaattatctcttttctctaaaattaaagtttgtgatcacttttttccaatttgaaTGCCAAATGATCCCTCTATCGATTAATTTTTCCGAATAGTGGCTTAGGAAAAATCCATTCCTTTTCTAACCAAAACAACTAATTGTAGTAACTtctagaaaagagaaaagaaatatttcttttgaaaataataatataaaagaaagcaaacagagagagagagagagagagagagagagagagagacgcACCCCTCACATCGCTATAACAAAACAGACGACAGGTCCACAATACCATCTCCCAGTATAAGTGTTTGCAACACCCACACCACATCCTATCTACCTTCCTTCCATATCTCTCTCTATATTTCGTAAAACCTGTTCTGTTCTTTTTCTATGATTAGGAATTCATAATTTGAAGTGCCGCTGTCATCTTCTGAAGCTTTGGCTGCTACAGAAGAGCCGAGACCATGACCGGAGGAGCAGTTGTAGATGAGAAGTTTTGCTTCAAAGTGGAAATAGACCTGACAGTCCGCAAGACATCTGTTTTCTATCCTGGAGATGCTTTCCTTGTGTATGATCCTCAAGGAGAAATTATTTTCCGATTCGATTCTTATGGTCCTGAATCCCAACCTAAAGATGAACTCGTTCTTATGGATGCTTCTGGCAAATGCCTCCTCTCCCTTCTTCGTAAGGTTTGTCTTacacaatttcttttttcttcttttttattttttgataattttatagtattacTGAGTAGTGAGTATCaggatttaatattattgttatGCTAATTAAACATTCGGGAATCCAGAAAAAGTGATTTTCAAATTAAGGGGTGtttgttattattcttttcatgtttttatttatttttaaattacaaaaataaaatgtgtttgttttctttttttctccttttaaaACTGTTTGCATAGtatttaaagataaagtttttctaataaatatttgttttttttctttatattttctctcttatttttcttctatttttctcttattacaacttattttttattttctcactatattttttatataaaatcaaagaaaaaattatttaaaaaaacaactaaaaagtattaaatattttaattttataaacaaaaaatgaaaatgtacCGCACTAACCCTGAACTTTTAGTAACTTCTAATATCAATGAATAtgaattaattgtattttcaGGAATTGTATTCTAAAatggcaaaagaaaaaagaaaccctTATATATTTTGGAGAAAAACAATTAggtttctatattttattttatcccaAATTGACTCTTTATctcaaaaagaaatctaattaaGTTTAAATACATAACCGTATTTAACTTTTCTGTCTGCTGTAATTTACATCCAATGACAAACAACACTTAgcattatatattatttaatttttactacagaagttaataaaataaaaaattaattcctACTGTCTCTATCTTTTCCAATTTCCTACCATCGAACCAAACTCAAATTCAACAAcaatgaaatataaataataataaaaaaaaaaaaaaaacaata is a window encoding:
- the LOC8270209 gene encoding WD repeat-containing protein 11 isoform X3, with amino-acid sequence MSLPRTPQTDSTSECMLPGPPSRNNFNSIDLSSSGLLAFPSGSSISIVDSRSLQLISTIPLSPPPNSSSSSSSSSSSLSPFITSVRWTPLPLPRDLLSTESSSSHLLLAAADRHGRIALLDFRLKSVLLWLDHDPSPKCGVQDLCWILSRPDSYILAAISGTSTLSLYTTATTTTTIPKCFFKYDASPEFLSCIRRDPFDSRHFCAIGLKGLLLSIKVLGETENDIVIKELSIKTDYSELARLERDTTSSNSGGSSPAPASAVFPLYSVKFSFSPQWRHIVFVTFPRELIVFDLQYETALFSTALPRGCSKFLDVLPDPNNELLYCVHLDGKLSIWRRKDGEQLHVMCAIEELMPSIGTSVPSPSVLAVTISQSESILQNVAKLCSDIPNTPLSEKDFDNPFDFFDDTLLLSKTHLISISDDGKIWNWLFTVEGTGDFKKDVKELDVASDVNEVPRLGANADGIASADGLAPGPEAGKQQDNASGNKSRPPLVLNQACISYKISLVGQLQLLSSTVTMLAVPSPSLTATLARGGNYPAAAVSLVALGTQSGTVDIVDVSANAVAASFSVHNGTVRGLRWLGNSRLVSFSYSQVNEKTGGYINRLVVTCVRSGLNRPFRVLQKPERAPIRALRTSSSGRYLLILFRDAPVEVWAMTKSPIMLRSLALPFTVLEWTLPTVPRTVQNGPSRQFSWSSKEQQPVTSDGASTPKASSSESTSSDASQDDTAESFAFALVNGALGVFEVHGRRIRDFRPKWPSSSFVSSDGLITAMAYRLPHVVMGDRSGNIRWWDVTTGHSSSFNTHREGIRRIKFSPVVPGDRSRGRIAVLFYDNTFSVFDLDTQDPLANSLLQPQFPGTLVLELDWLPVRTDKNDPLVLCIAGADSSFRLVEVNVNDKKPGYGLHSRAIKERFRPMPICSPILFPTPHALALRMILQLGVEPSWFNTCGTTIDKRLHSIPGTALPAADLRSYMIDLPRIGDSVVPEMLLKVLEPYRKEGCILDDERARLYATIVHKGYAVRFAFAAAVFGETSEAIFWLQLPQALKHLMNKLVNKSPQKVPISALIPDLDDTAMLNRIASKGKSVTGPEKRDSLQHKCQFRSMAFKQEELWENANERIPWHEKLEGEEAIQNRVHELVSVGNLEAAVSLLLSTSPDSSYFYANALRAVALSSAVSRSLHELAVKVVAANMVRTDRSLSGTHLLCAVGRHQEACSQLQDAGCWTDAATLAATHLRGSDYARVLQRWAEHVLRAEHNIWRALVLFVAAGALQEALAALREAQQPDTAAMFILACREIHEEIISNLGNSDDESGTVKDTQVDLPGLNPENEDVIAVGEYFGQYQRKLVHLCMDSQPFSD
- the LOC8270209 gene encoding WD repeat-containing protein 11 isoform X4, whose protein sequence is MSLPRTPQTDSTSECMLPGPPSRNNFNSIDLSSSGLLAFPSGSSISIVDSRSLQLISTIPLSPPPNSSSSSSSSSSSLSPFITSVRWTPLPLPRDLLSTESSSSHLLLAAADRHGRIALLDFRLKSVLLWLDHDPSPKCGVQDLCWILSRPDSYILAAISGTSTLSLYTTATTTTTIPKCFFKYDASPEFLSCIRRDPFDSRHFCAIGLKGLLLSIKVLGETENDIVIKELSIKTDYSELARLERDTTSSNSGGSSPAPASAVFPLYSVKFSFSPQWRHIVFVTFPRELIVFDLQYETALFSTALPRGCSKFLDVLPDPNNELLYCVHLDGKLSIWRRKDGEQLHVMCAIEELMPSIGTSVPSPSVLAVTISQSESILQNVAKLCSDIPNTPLSEKDFDNPFDFFDDTLLLSKTHLISISDDGKIWNWLFTVEGTGDFKKDVKELDVASDVNEVPRLGANADGIASADGLAPGPEAGKQQDNASGNKSRPPLVLNQACISYKISLVGQLQLLSSTVTMLAVPSPSLTATLARGGNYPAAAVSLVALGTQSGTVDIVDVSANAVAASFSVHNGTVRGLRWLGNSRLVSFSYSQVNEKTGGYINRLVVTCVRSGLNRPFRVLQKPERAPIRALRTSSSGRYLLILFRDAPVEVWAMTKSPIMLRSLALPFTVLEWTLPTVPRTVQNGPSRQFSWSSKEQQPVTSDGASTPKASSSESTSSDASQDDTAESFAFALVNGALGVFEVHGRRIRDFRPKWPSSSFVSSDGLITAMAYRLPHVVMGDRSGNIRWWDVTTGHSSSFNTHREGIRRIKFSPVVPGDRSRGRIAVLFYDNTFSVFDLDTQDPLANSLLQPQFPGTLVLELDWLPVRTDKNDPLVLCIAGADSSFRLVEVNVNDKKPGYGLHSRAIKERFRPMPICSPILFPTPHALALRMILQLGVEPSWFNTCGTTIDKRLHSIPGTALPAADLRSYMIDLPRIGDSVVPEMLLKVLEPYRKEGCILDDERARLYATIVHKGYAVRFAFAAAVFGETSEAIFWLQLPQALKHLMNKLVNKSPQKVPISALIPDLDDTAMLNRIASKGKSVTGPEKRDSLHKCQFRSMAFKQEELWENANERIPWHEKLEGEEAIQNRVHELVSVGNLEAAVSLLLSTSPDSSYFYANALRAVALSSAVSRSLHELAVKVVAANMVRTDRSLSGTHLLCAVGRHQEACSQLQDAGCWTDAATLAATHLRGSDYARVLQRWAEHVLRAEHNIWRALVLFVAAGALQEALAALREAQQPDTAAMFILACREIHEEIISNLGNSDDESGTVKDTQVDLPGLNPENEDVIAVGEYFGQYQRKLVHLCMDSQPFSD